From a single Camelus bactrianus isolate YW-2024 breed Bactrian camel chromosome 11, ASM4877302v1, whole genome shotgun sequence genomic region:
- the PRAP1 gene encoding proline-rich acidic protein 1, producing the protein MKRLLLVIGLVAVLPWEAGSVLIPQVLLKTKGKVGMEQDTKEAWGVRAMEPLEKDNQLMGLLVAPKVAAAPWEGEQGAKDILGPEPDRDSLYHSWLEEPQEEAGVRALVLPSHQVLEGPEEDRDHIYHPRES; encoded by the exons ATGAAGAG ACTCCTCCTGGTCATTGGCCTGGTGGCTGTGTTGCCGTGGGAGGCAGGCTCAGTCTTGATACCCCAG GTCCTTCTCAAGACCAAAGGCAAAGTCGGCATGGAGCAGGACACAAAGGA GGCCTGGGGTGTCCGAGCAATGGAGCCTCTGGAGAAGGACAACCAGCTCATGGGGCTGCTTGTGGCACCAAAAGTCGCAGCCGCCCCCTGGGAGGGGGAGCAAG GTGCCAAGGACATCCTGGGCCCTGAACCCGACCGTGACAGCCTGTATCACAGCTGGCTGGAGGAGCCCCAGGAGGAGGCGGGGGTCAGGGCTCTGGTGCTGCCATCTCACCAGGTGCTCGAAGGGCCAGAGGAGGACCGAGACCACATCTACCATCCCAGGGAGTCCTAA